A window of Pyrobaculum aerophilum str. IM2 contains these coding sequences:
- a CDS encoding paREP15 coiled-coil protein: MSADLGALAQEALRVAVESVLGKLKEGKRLSTEDIFLLYLATISRELDEIRKEIAETNQRINETNKRIDEIGKRIDEVNRRIDETNQRIDSVVQELNRRIDETNKRIDAITQELSRRIDENNKRIDTVVQELNRRIDETNQRIDETNKRIDAIIQELGRKIDETNQRIDAVAQELGKRIDETNKRIDAIAQELGRRIDETNNKIDKVTQELGRRIDETNKRIDGVYALLLDIQKLLMEIAKRG, from the coding sequence GTGTCCGCTGATCTTGGTGCTTTGGCGCAGGAGGCGCTTAGAGTCGCCGTTGAGTCTGTTCTGGGCAAGTTAAAAGAGGGCAAGAGGCTATCCACAGAGGACATCTTCCTCCTCTACCTCGCGACAATCAGCAGAGAGCTAGACGAGATAAGAAAGGAAATAGCCGAGACAAACCAAAGAATAAACGAGACAAACAAGAGAATCGACGAGATAGGTAAAAGAATAGACGAGGTCAACAGGAGGATCGACGAAACAAATCAAAGAATTGACTCCGTGGTACAAGAGCTAAATAGGCGAATAGATGAGACTAACAAGAGAATTGATGCAATAACACAAGAGCTGAGTAGGCGGATTGATGAGAATAACAAGAGGATTGACACCGTGGTACAAGAGCTAAATAGGCGAATAGACGAAACAAATCAAAGAATCGACGAGACAAATAAGAGAATTGATGCAATTATTCAAGAGCTTGGGAGGAAGATTGACGAGACGAATCAAAGAATTGACGCAGTTGCACAGGAACTAGGGAAAAGAATCGATGAAACTAATAAGAGGATTGACGCAATAGCCCAGGAGTTAGGCAGGCGGATAGACGAGACTAACAATAAAATAGACAAAGTTACTCAAGAACTTGGGAGGAGAATTGACGAGACTAATAAGCGTATAGATGGGGTGTACGCGTTGCTTCTAGACATCCAGAAGTTGTTAATGGAAATTGCGAAAAGGGGCTGA
- the sixA gene encoding phosphohistidine phosphatase SixA: MPALYLAQHGRAFTEAEDPERRLTPEGIYETEKIAEYLAKIGVRVRKVIHSGKTRARQTAEIFARHIGAEIRAEEGLNPNDDPAIWAAKAEALTEDLFIVGHLPHLSRLASLLLTGNPQKEVVKFRYSGVVKLEKEEAGWKLAWYLTPDIVL, from the coding sequence ATGCCGGCTCTTTACCTCGCACAACACGGCAGGGCTTTTACAGAGGCGGAGGATCCCGAGAGGAGGCTGACGCCAGAGGGGATTTACGAGACGGAGAAAATAGCCGAGTATTTGGCGAAAATAGGCGTAAGGGTGAGAAAAGTAATTCACAGCGGCAAGACGAGGGCTAGGCAAACCGCCGAAATATTCGCGAGGCATATAGGCGCCGAGATCCGCGCCGAGGAGGGGCTGAATCCAAACGACGACCCGGCAATATGGGCGGCCAAGGCGGAGGCCCTCACAGAGGATCTCTTTATAGTCGGCCACCTGCCCCACTTGTCTAGGCTGGCGTCGCTACTGCTGACGGGAAACCCCCAGAAGGAGGTGGTAAAATTTAGGTACTCAGGCGTGGTTAAACTAGAAAAAGAAGAGGCTGGCTGGAAGCTCGCCTGGTACCTCACGCCAGATATCGTGTTATAA
- a CDS encoding PaREP1 family protein: MAEVLERPLPKPSSEDYATARLLEALVEARLALEFLSRGLVRNAAGKAFQAWRALLAALLRLELDKLLKAAKTDEERKWLVERAVPTTRMKLLSQMLEGVGHVGIVAWTNTALLLHEYQYHGPDPDLAASMYRNKEEAARDVELLVAELARRADGLKQRVKWDAELEEALRALREELR, translated from the coding sequence ATGGCAGAAGTCCTCGAGCGCCCCCTCCCGAAGCCCTCCAGCGAGGACTACGCAACGGCTAGACTTCTTGAGGCGTTAGTAGAGGCGAGGCTCGCCCTGGAATTTCTCAGCCGCGGCCTAGTGAGAAACGCCGCTGGTAAGGCCTTTCAAGCTTGGAGGGCTCTGCTGGCGGCATTGCTTAGGCTGGAGCTTGACAAGTTGTTAAAAGCGGCGAAGACCGACGAGGAGAGGAAGTGGCTTGTGGAGAGGGCCGTGCCTACTACGAGGATGAAATTGCTGTCGCAAATGCTGGAGGGAGTTGGCCACGTGGGTATAGTCGCGTGGACAAACACGGCGTTGTTGTTGCACGAGTATCAATACCACGGGCCTGATCCAGACCTCGCGGCAAGCATGTACCGCAATAAAGAAGAGGCGGCGAGAGACGTAGAGCTACTGGTGGCAGAGCTGGCGAGGCGCGCCGACGGGCTCAAGCAGAGAGTTAAGTGGGATGCCGAGCTGGAGGAGGCGCTTAGGGCCTTAAGGGAAGAGCTTCGGTGA
- a CDS encoding coiled-coil domain-containing protein: protein MACINVISVLTQALDKVIGNSLDYVVEKISKGERLKAEDMLVAMMALFREQLRRIDEMSKRIDVTNKRIDDMYKRFDETNAQMDEIAAEFNKRIDEVNKRIDALTEQLNKRIDETNRRIDAVFQIIGDAQKTLLELQKIMLDIHKTLLDIHATVITALTKQ from the coding sequence ATGGCGTGCATTAATGTGATATCTGTTTTGACTCAAGCACTAGACAAGGTGATAGGGAACTCGTTGGATTACGTCGTGGAGAAGATCTCGAAGGGTGAGAGGTTAAAGGCTGAGGATATGCTTGTCGCAATGATGGCTTTGTTTAGAGAACAGTTGAGGAGAATTGATGAAATGAGCAAGCGGATTGACGTGACGAACAAACGTATCGACGATATGTATAAACGCTTCGATGAGACTAACGCCCAGATGGATGAAATTGCCGCTGAGTTTAATAAAAGAATAGATGAGGTGAACAAAAGGATAGATGCGTTGACTGAACAACTTAACAAGCGGATTGACGAGACTAATAGGCGTATTGATGCTGTTTTTCAAATAATAGGTGATGCGCAGAAAACACTTTTAGAGTTGCAGAAAATAATGCTTGACATACACAAGACTCTTCTTGATATACATGCAACGGTTATAACGGCATTGACTAAACAATAA
- a CDS encoding coiled-coil domain-containing protein: MSADLGALAQEALRVAVESVLGKLKEGKRLSTEDIFLLYLATISRELDEIRKEIAETNQRINETNKRIDEVNRRIDETNQRIDSVVQELNRRIDETNKRIDTITQELGRRIDETNKRIDGIYALLLDIQKLLMEIAKKS; encoded by the coding sequence GTGTCCGCTGATCTTGGTGCTTTGGCGCAGGAGGCGCTTAGAGTCGCCGTTGAGTCTGTTCTGGGCAAGTTGAAGGAGGGCAAGAGGCTATCCACAGAGGACATCTTCCTCCTCTACCTCGCGACAATCAGCAGAGAGCTAGACGAGATAAGAAAGGAAATAGCCGAGACAAACCAAAGAATAAACGAGACAAACAAGAGAATAGACGAGGTCAACAGGAGGATCGACGAAACAAATCAAAGAATTGACTCCGTGGTACAAGAGCTAAATAGGCGAATAGACGAGACTAACAAGAGGATAGATACAATAACACAAGAGCTGGGGAGACGCATAGATGAGACGAATAAAAGAATTGATGGGATATACGCACTGCTTCTAGACATCCAGAAGTTGTTAATGGAAATTGCAAAGAAGAGTTGA
- a CDS encoding ATP-binding protein, producing MERLKLLFAPGLEVQFADREMALKKIEEWARESTRLPQLVFGPEGCGKTAWLRQSAVLLKELEFHVIYVDPLRKYFEAYTDVKEVVKRLADAAAEALGEAKIKLASLVIDLADELIRRRKRKIAILADDVFQAIGLGEAASYVKALLGIIEYPPRSVDAIVVVVATSEGVTRREIGRHRWANHRPMWNMPKEGFKQLYEQIPGEKPPFEEAWRATGGNPGLLAELYRSRWDINEVVEELVRRKELTPEYVQRWRTWLAKAVEDPDALWSPDAPRELIDELIEKNLIVYNMFVRDSRFWAGEPPPERDAELGIGKRVAWQTPLHREAVRIALEGA from the coding sequence GTGGAGCGGTTAAAACTGTTATTCGCCCCAGGCTTAGAGGTCCAATTCGCCGACCGCGAGATGGCGCTTAAGAAAATAGAGGAGTGGGCCAGGGAGAGCACCCGCCTCCCCCAGCTCGTCTTCGGGCCAGAGGGTTGCGGCAAGACGGCTTGGCTGAGACAAAGCGCAGTGTTGCTCAAGGAGCTGGAATTCCACGTCATTTACGTCGACCCTCTGCGTAAGTATTTCGAGGCGTATACTGATGTTAAAGAGGTTGTGAAGAGACTGGCGGATGCCGCCGCGGAGGCGCTGGGCGAGGCCAAGATTAAGCTGGCGTCTCTTGTCATCGACCTTGCCGACGAGCTGATAAGGCGGAGGAAAAGGAAAATAGCGATCTTGGCCGACGACGTCTTTCAAGCAATAGGGCTGGGGGAGGCGGCCTCTTATGTCAAGGCGCTTCTTGGAATTATTGAATACCCGCCCAGAAGCGTAGATGCCATAGTAGTAGTGGTAGCGACTAGCGAGGGGGTTACGAGGAGGGAGATCGGGCGGCACCGGTGGGCAAATCACAGGCCAATGTGGAATATGCCAAAGGAGGGCTTTAAACAGCTGTACGAGCAGATACCGGGCGAAAAGCCGCCCTTTGAAGAGGCGTGGCGAGCGACTGGCGGAAACCCCGGCCTTCTCGCCGAGTTGTACAGATCACGATGGGACATCAACGAAGTCGTTGAAGAGCTAGTTAGGCGCAAAGAGCTGACGCCGGAATACGTCCAGAGGTGGCGCACTTGGCTCGCAAAGGCGGTGGAGGATCCCGACGCGCTTTGGAGTCCCGACGCGCCGAGAGAGCTAATAGACGAGTTAATTGAGAAAAATCTAATTGTATACAACATGTTTGTCAGAGATTCCCGCTTCTGGGCCGGGGAGCCCCCGCCCGAGAGAGACGCAGAGCTGGGCATTGGCAAGCGCGTCGCCTGGCAGACGCCGCTTCACAGAGAGGCGGTGAGGATAGCGCTGGAGGGCGCTTAG
- a CDS encoding coiled-coil domain-containing protein — translation MSADLGALAQEALRVAVESVLGKLKEGKRLSTEDIFLLYLATISRELDEIRKEIAETNQRINETNKRIDEVNRRIDETNQRIDSVVQELNRRIDETNQRIDETNKRIDAIIQELGRRIDETNKRIDGVYALLLDIQKLLMEIAKKS, via the coding sequence GTGTCCGCTGATCTTGGTGCTTTGGCGCAGGAGGCGCTTAGAGTCGCCGTTGAGTCTGTTCTGGGCAAGTTAAAAGAGGGCAAGAGGCTATCCACAGAGGACATCTTCCTCCTCTACCTCGCGACAATCAGCAGAGAGCTAGACGAGATAAGAAAGGAAATAGCCGAGACAAACCAAAGAATAAACGAGACAAACAAGAGAATAGACGAGGTCAACAGGAGGATCGACGAAACAAATCAAAGAATTGACTCCGTGGTACAAGAGCTAAATAGGCGAATAGACGAAACAAATCAAAGAATCGACGAGACAAATAAGAGAATAGATGCAATTATTCAAGAACTTGGGAGGAGAATTGACGAGACTAATAAGCGTATAGATGGGGTGTACGCGTTGCTTCTAGACATCCAGAAGTTGTTAATGGAAATTGCAAAGAAGAGTTGA
- a CDS encoding glycosyltransferase has protein sequence MGRLDYEKGVLRMLRDIGKIYNIFRKPLIIAGVGPLEKVVRSLNSGVIKYIGYLKPEEVPILLSRAYAVIIPSYTEGLPSVYLEARKCGVPYIVMYSDNPLSKWLADITLKA, from the coding sequence GTGGGGAGGCTGGATTATGAAAAAGGCGTTTTAAGAATGCTTCGAGACATTGGGAAAATATACAATATATTTCGCAAGCCCTTAATAATTGCAGGAGTGGGTCCTCTTGAAAAAGTTGTGAGGAGTTTAAACAGCGGAGTTATAAAATATATAGGCTATTTAAAGCCGGAGGAAGTCCCCATTTTGCTGTCAAGAGCATATGCAGTGATAATACCCTCATACACCGAGGGCTTGCCCTCTGTATACTTAGAAGCGCGGAAATGCGGCGTGCCCTATATTGTCATGTATTCCGACAATCCCCTTTCCAAATGGTTGGCAGATATAACTTTAAAGGCGTGA
- a CDS encoding AbrB/MazE/SpoVT family DNA-binding domain-containing protein has protein sequence MEKLRVRVGKRRTLVIPKLVAERLGIDEGSVIELEVYGDYLVLRPLPTAIDVALRGKKYVKVSLEDIERVSVEEQGRLATGC, from the coding sequence ATGGAGAAGTTGAGGGTGAGGGTCGGCAAGAGGAGGACTTTGGTTATCCCTAAGCTCGTGGCCGAGAGGCTTGGCATTGACGAGGGCTCTGTCATCGAGCTGGAGGTATACGGCGATTACCTCGTCCTCAGGCCTCTGCCTACGGCTATTGACGTCGCTTTACGCGGCAAGAAATATGTAAAAGTTTCCCTGGAGGATATTGAGAGGGTTAGCGTTGAAGAGCAGGGGAGGCTTGCGACAGGGTGTTGA